Proteins encoded in a region of the Roseateles sp. SL47 genome:
- a CDS encoding methionine synthase codes for MKKLLPTSTAGSLPKPSWLAEPEKLWSPWKLQGDELAEGQRDALRLSLQEQQSAGIDIVSDGEQSRQHFVTTFIEHLDGVDFEKRETVRIRDRYDASVPTVVGAVSRSKPVFVEDAKFLRKQTRQPIKWALPGPMTMVDTLYDAHYKSREKLAWEFAKILNQEARELEAAGVDVIQFDEPAFNVFFDEVNDWGIATLERAIEGLRCETAVHICYGYGIKANTDWKKTLGSEWRQYERIFPRLQASRIGMVSLECQNSRVPMDLIELLRGKRVMVGAIDVASETVETPEEVAATLRKALKFVDADKLCPCTNCGMAPLSRTLARAKLEALSAGAAIVRNELSN; via the coding sequence ATGAAAAAACTCTTGCCAACCTCGACCGCCGGCAGCCTGCCCAAGCCCTCCTGGCTCGCTGAGCCCGAGAAGCTCTGGTCCCCCTGGAAATTGCAAGGCGATGAACTGGCCGAAGGCCAGCGTGATGCGTTGCGCCTGTCGCTGCAGGAGCAGCAATCGGCGGGCATCGACATCGTCAGCGACGGCGAGCAGTCGCGCCAGCACTTTGTCACGACCTTCATCGAGCACCTCGACGGCGTCGACTTCGAGAAGCGCGAGACCGTCAGGATCCGTGATCGCTACGACGCGAGTGTGCCGACGGTGGTGGGCGCGGTGTCTCGATCGAAGCCCGTCTTCGTCGAGGATGCCAAGTTCTTGCGCAAGCAGACCCGGCAGCCGATCAAATGGGCACTGCCCGGCCCCATGACGATGGTCGACACGCTCTACGACGCGCACTACAAAAGCCGCGAGAAGCTGGCCTGGGAATTCGCCAAGATCCTCAACCAGGAAGCCCGAGAACTCGAGGCGGCTGGCGTTGACGTCATCCAATTCGACGAACCGGCCTTCAACGTGTTCTTCGACGAGGTCAACGATTGGGGCATCGCCACGCTGGAGCGCGCCATTGAAGGGCTGCGGTGCGAAACCGCCGTGCACATCTGCTACGGCTACGGCATCAAGGCCAACACGGACTGGAAGAAGACGCTTGGATCGGAGTGGCGGCAGTACGAGCGCATCTTCCCGAGGCTGCAGGCCTCCCGCATTGGCATGGTGTCGCTGGAATGCCAGAACTCGCGCGTGCCCATGGACCTGATCGAACTGCTGCGCGGCAAACGGGTCATGGTCGGCGCCATCGACGTGGCGAGCGAAACGGTCGAGACGCCGGAGGAAGTGGCCGCCACGCTGCGCAAGGCGCTGAAGTTCGTCGATGCCGACAAGCTGTGCCCTTGCACCAACTGCGGCATGGCACCGCTCTCGCGCACGCTGGCTCGGGCGAAGCTGGAAGCCTTGAGCGCCGGGGCGGCCATCGTCCGCAACGAACTCTCGAACTGA